One Lycium barbarum isolate Lr01 chromosome 5, ASM1917538v2, whole genome shotgun sequence genomic window carries:
- the LOC132641082 gene encoding sugar transport protein 14-like, with protein sequence MAGGGFVDGNGGGRAHLYEYRITGYFIFACVVAAMGGSLFGYDLGVSGGVTSMDDFLKEFFPKVYRRKHAHLEETDYCKYDNQILTLFTSSLYFAALVSTFGASHVTRNKGRRASILCGAVSFFLGAILNAFAKNIAMLIVGRCLLGVGIGFGNQAVPLYLSEMAPAKVRGAVNQLFQLTTCLGILIANFINYATDKIHPWGWRLSLGLATVPAAVMFIGGLFLPETPNSLVEQGRLQEARDVLEKVRGTKNVDAEFSDLKDASDAARAIKNPFRNLLKRKNRPQLVIAALGIPAFQQLTGMNSILFYAPVIFQSLGFGSGASLYSSAITSGALVVATFISMAFVDKFGRRAFFLEAGVEMICVLVAVAVTLALKFGEGDVLPKGIGIFLVVIICIFVLAYGRSWGPLGWLVPSELFPLETRSAGQSMVVSVNMIFTALIAQCFLVSLCHLKYGIFLVFAGLIFIMSCFIFFLLPETKQVPIEEIYLLWQNHWFWKRYCTPEEKEHGWDRKSIPPI encoded by the exons GCGGGGTGACTTCCATGGATGATTTCTTGAAAGAGTTCTTCCCCAAGGTGTACAGAAGGAAGCATGCACATCTAGAAGAAACTGATTACTGTAAATATGACAATCAGATACTCACACTTTTTACTTCCTCTTTGTACTTTGCTGCACTTGTTTCCACATTTGGTGCTTCACATGTTACCCGGAACAAAGGCCGTCGAGCCAGTATACTTTGTGGAGCAGTCAGTTTTTTTCTTGGTGCAATACTTAATGCTTTTGCAAAGAACATTGCAATGCTGATCGTTGGTCGATGTCTTCTTGGAGTCGGTATTGGATTTGGCAACCAA GCAGTCCCTCTGTATCTCTCAGAAATGGCACCTGCAAAAGTCCGAGGAGCAGTTAACCAACTCTTTCAACTCACAACTTGCTTGGGGATATTGATAGCCAACTTTATCAATTATGCAACCGACAAAATCCATCCATGGGGATGGAGATTATCCCTTGGCTTAGCCACAGTTCCTGCTGCAGTAATGTTTATTGGTGGGCTTTTTCTTCCCGAGACCCCAAACAGTCTTGTAGAACAGGGTAGGTTACAGGAAGCAAGAGATGTGTTAGAGAAAGTTAGAGGTACCAAAAACGTTGATGCAGAGTTTTCTGATCTTAAAGATGCAAGTGATGCTGCGAGAGCTATAAAAAATCCATTCAGGAATCTCCTCAAGAGGAAGAACCGTCCCCAACTGGTAATAGCAGCTTTGGGAATCCCAGCATTCCAACAGCTCACTGGCATGAACTCCATCCTTTTCTACGCCCCCGTCATATTTCAGAGCTTAGGCTTTGGCTCAGGAGCATCATTGTATTCATCGGCTATCACCAGTGGTGCACTTGTTGTAGCTACATTCATTTCAATGGCTTTTGTTGACAAGTTTGGAAGAAGAGCTTTCTTTCTCGAAGCTGGAGTTGAAATGATATGTGTCTTG GTAGCAGTTGCTGTTACTCTAGCTTTGAAGTTTGGAGAAGGTGATGTTCTCCCAAAAGGAATTGGCATATTCCTTGTAGTCATAATCTGCATATTTGTCCTCGCTTATGGAAGGTCGTGGGGTCCCTTAGGTTGGCTGGTACCAAGTGAACTGTTTCCCCTGGAAACAAGATCTGCAGGACAGAGCATGGTGGTGTCTGTCAATATGATCTTCACAGCCCTCATTGCCCAATGCTTTCTTGTGTCTCTCTGTCACCTCAAATATGGAATTTTTCTGGTGTTCGCGGGCTTGATATTCATTATGAGCTGCTTCATCTTCTTCCTCTTGCCCGAGACAAAGCAGGTTCCGATAGAGGAAATATATTTGCTTTGGCAAAATCATTGGTTCTGGAAAAGATACTGCACCCCGGAGGAGAAGGAACATGGATGGGACAGAAAGTCCATACCACCGATCTAA